The following proteins come from a genomic window of Asterias amurensis chromosome 15, ASM3211899v1:
- the LOC139948336 gene encoding splicing factor YJU2-like: MSERKVLNKYYPPDFDPAKIPKLRLQRERQYTVRIMAPFNMRCETCGDYIYQGKKFNAKTENVQDEKYLGLRIYRFYIKCPKCISEISFKTDPENEDYALEHGATRLFEAAKMFRKATEKEKLDREEEEANNPMKVLENRTKDSKHEMEILENLEELKEINTRKVDIDYAEILRRKAEALEEGLRRQEVEDEAEIQRIFGKPDGGVMKRLEDDPEDDNETATPPTPHAFKRPTDILTNDGEPQPKKAKSSESKSAKISSRSALAGLVKLKNPVAKPTNTMTETPSVSPSLESNQIKTLKNDSTGGHSIDEEPTAPSSQPVGTNQAGTSQRNEHEGESSEITDSEHQDADGKVSEDLILSSIQEGLGRRQNAGGSRGVLPKAKSVALSLLGGYADSDESDETSD, translated from the exons ATGTCCGAGAGAAAAGTTCTTAAT AAATACTACCCCCCGGATTTTGATCCGGCGAAGATCCCCAAACTTCGTCTACAGAGAGAGAGGCAGTATACTGTCCGCATCATGGCACCTTTTAATATGAg atGTGAAACCTGTGGAGATTACATTTACCAGGGTAAGAAGTTTAATGCAAAGACAGAGAATGTACAGGATGAGAAGTACCTCGGCCTACGAATCTATCGCTTCTACATCAAGTGCCCAAAGTGTATCTCAGAAATCAGCTTTAAG ACTGATCCTGAGAATGAAGACTATGCCTTAGAGCACGGAGCCACCAGACTGTTTGAAGCGGCTAAGATGTTTCGGAAAGCTACAGAGAAAGAGAAGCTAGATCGAGAAGAGGAGGAAGCCAACAATCCAATGAAGGTCTTGGAAAATAGAACAAAG GATTCCAAGCATGAAATGGAGATACTGGAAAATCTGGAAGAGCTAAAGGAGATTAACACGAGGAAAGTTGATATCGATTACGCCGAGATCCTACGGAGAAAGGCGGAGGCTTTGGAGGAAGGGCTGAGGAGGCAGGAGGTTGAAGATGAGGCAGAAATTCA ACGGATATTTGGCAAGCCAGATGGAGGTGTGATGAAAAGACTTGAAGATGACCCAGAAGATGATAATGAAACGGCGACGCCTCCAACGCCCCATGCTTTCAAAAGACCTACAGACATCCTCACAAAT GATGGTGAACCACAACCTAAGAAAGCCAAATCATCAGAATCAAAATCAGCAAAGATCAGTTCCCGATCAGCTCTAGCAGGACTTGTCAAGTTAAAGAATCCTGTTGCCAAGCCGACAAATACAATGACTGAAACTCCTTCGGTCAGTCCAAGCCTCGAATCAAACCAAATAAAGACATTAAAGAATGATTCCACTGGTGGACATTCAATAGATGAGGAACCCACTGCACCCTCTAGTCAACCAGTGGGTACCAACCAAGCTGGAACGTCTCAGAGAAACGAACATGAAGGTGAAAGTTCAGAAATAACGGACAGTGAACACCAAGATGCTGATGGCAAAGTGTCTGAAGACCTGATCTTGAGTAGCATCCAAGAGGGACTAGGAAGGAGGCAGAATGCTGGGGGAAGCAGAGGAGTACTTCCTAAAGCTAAGTCTGTTGCACTCAGTCTTCTTGGAGGTTATGCTGATAGTGATGAAAGTGATGAGACTAGTGACTAG
- the LOC139948337 gene encoding proteasome subunit beta type-7-like has product MAAPLLSEDHQGGFVFENSRRNALLERSGMKLPKGVKTGTTIAGLIFKDGVILGADTRATEDTIVADKNCSKIHYLAPNIYCCGAGTAADTEVTTQVISSNLELHSLSTGREARVITANRMLKQKLFRYQGHIGAALVLGGVDVNGPHLYNIYPHGSSNKLPFATMGSGSLAAMAMFEDRYKPDMEEEEAKTLVRDAIAAGIFNDLGSGTNIDLCVIRKGKVDYLRPYDVANIKGVRQGDYRYKRGTTGVLTKTVTPLIFDVVDTKVEEMEVS; this is encoded by the exons ATGGCGGCTCCACTGTTGTCCGAAGATCACCAAGGcggatttgtttttgaaaacagCAGAAG AAATGCCTTACTTGAAAGAAGTGGAATGAAACTACCCAAGGGGGTGAAGACTGGAACCACGATTGCTGGTCTCATCTTCAAG GATGGAGTTATTCTCGGTGCTGACACAAGAGCTACCGAAGACACAATTGTTGCCGACAAGAACTGCTCAAAGATTCACTACTTGGCTCCAAATATCTA TTGTTGCGGAGCTGGTACAGCAGCAGACACCGAGGTCACGACCCAGGTCATCTCATCTAATCTAGAGCTTCATAGTCTATCAACGGGTCGGGAGGCACGCGTCATTACGGCCAATCGCATGCTCAAACAGAAGCTGTTCAG ATACCAGGGTCATATTGGAGCTGCTTTAGTCTTGGGTGGTGTGGATGTCAATGGCCCCCATCTTTACAACATCTACCCTCATGGCTCCTCCAATAAACTCCCCTTTGCTACGATGGGATCTGGCTCTCTGGCAGCCATGGCAATGTTTGAAGACAGATATAAACCCGATATGGAG GAAGAGGAGGCTAAGACGTTGGTACGTGATGCCATAGCTGCTGGTATCTTCAATGATCTCGGCTCCGGTACCAACATCGACCTGTGTGTCATCAGAAAGGGCAAAGTGGATTATCTGCGGCCTTACGACGTAGCCAACATTAAGGGAGTCAG GCAAGGGGACTACCGCTACAAGCGTGGAACAACTGGTGTCCTAACCAAGACAGTAACACCCTTGATATTCGATGTAGTCGACACCAAAGTAGAGGAGATGGAAGTGTCATGA